The Cannabis sativa cultivar Pink pepper isolate KNU-18-1 unplaced genomic scaffold, ASM2916894v1 Contig3, whole genome shotgun sequence genome window below encodes:
- the LOC115705832 gene encoding calvin cycle protein CP12-1, chloroplastic yields the protein MATTMAGMSLSAPRIVAGVDSVKVQPFKPATWLNQPWKRSTSGRLASVRPLFAAPDQISEKVAESIKSAESACSDNPASGECVAAWDEVEELSAAASHARDKKKTSDPLEEYCKDNPETDECRTYED from the coding sequence ATGGCAACCACAATGGCTGGCATGAGCCTCTCGGCCCCAAGAATCGTAGCAGGAGTAGACTCAGTGAAGGTCCAGCCCTTCAAGCCCGCCACGTGGCTGAACCAGCCATGGAAGAGGAGTACTAGCGGCCGCTTGGCTTCCGTACGTCCCTTGTTCGCGGCGCCAGATCAGATATCTGAGAAGGTAGCCGAGAGCATCAAGAGCGCCGAAAGCGCTTGCTCTGACAACCCGGCTAGCGGCGAGTGCGTGGCGGCGTGGGACGAAGTGGAGGAGCTGAGCGCCGCGGCTAGCCACGCCAGGGACAAGAAGAAGACTTCTGACCCCTTGGAGGAGTACTGTAAGGACAACCCAGAAACTGATGAGTGCCGTACTTATGAAGATTGA